ATGTGCTGGGGTGCACGACATCCTGGCTAAGTCGCTGGGCAGTGACAATGCGATCAACGTGGTGCACGCCACGGTGGCCGCGCTCAAGCTGTTGCAGCGCCCGGAGGAGGTGGCCGCCCGACGCGGTCTGCCGATCGAGGATGTCGCCCCGGCCGGGATGCTGAAGGCACGACGGGAAAGTGAAGCGCTGGCCGCCAGTGCCGCGCGCGAGGGAACGGCACACCAATGAGCCAGCTGAAGATCACCCAGGTGCGCGGCACGATCGGGGCGCGCTGGAAGCAGCGTGAGTCCCTGCGCACGCTGGGGCTGCGAAAGATTCGCCAGTCGGTGGTCCGCGAGGACAACCCACAGACCCGCGGGCTGATCGCCGTGGTACACCACCTGGTTGAGGTGGAGGAGACCAAATGACCATCAAACTGCACGACCTGAAGCCCGCTCCCGGGTCGAAGAAGGCGCGCACCCGCGTCGGTCGCGGTGAGGGCTCAAAGGGTAAGACGGCTGGTCGTGGTACCAAGGGCACCAAGGCGCGCAAGAACGTGCCGGTCACCTTCGAGGGTGGTCAGATGCCGATCCACATGCGGCTGCCCAAGCTCAAGGGATTCAAGAACCGGTTCCGCACCGAATACGAGATCGTCAACGTCGGCGACATCGGCCGGCTGTTCCCCGAGGGCGGTGCCATCGGCGTCGCCGAGCTGGTCGCCAAGGGTGCGGTTCGCAAGAACTCGTTGGTGAAGGTGCTCGGCGACGGCGACTTGACCGTCAAGGCCGACGTGTCGGCGCACAAGTTCAGCGGCAGCGCCCGCGAGAAGATCACCGCCGCGGGCGGCTCGGCCACCGAGGTCTCCTAGCCTTCCGGTTCGGCCTCCGCGTCCATCAGGGCGGATGCCGTACTGAGGGCGGCTTCTAGTGGTGCGTTTCGGTTTTCGCTGTCTTCGGGCATGCCCCGGGAAATCAGGACCGATCCCACCATCAAGGCGACAATATTCCATGCGCGTCGGCGCCGGTCGGCCTGTTCTCCGTCGAGCAGTTCGGTGATCCGATCGATCAGTGCGATCATCTTGCGCTGGTAGGCATCTTTGACGGACGGTTCGGCGCGCGATACGTCAGCGCTCAACGCCGGCATCACGCACCCTCCCGCAACGTCGAGACTGTGATCGGCGTTCAGGTATTCGCGGAGAAACGCGATCATGTGCGCCCGCCCCTCGGCGTGGGTCAGCGCACCGGTTGTCGACACCAACGGTTCGCCCAGCCCCGCCTCGATGACGGCCTCGAGCATCGCCGTCTTGTTCGGGAAGTTCGAATAGAACGCGCCCGACGTAA
The DNA window shown above is from Mycobacterium sp. Aquia_216 and carries:
- a CDS encoding TetR/AcrR family transcriptional regulator, whose translation is MRYPADQKARARDALLRAGTRSLKTSGFNGVGVDGLAAAAGVTSGAFYSNFPNKTAMLEAVIEAGLGEPLVSTTGALTHAEGRAHMIAFLREYLNADHSLDVAGGCVMPALSADVSRAEPSVKDAYQRKMIALIDRITELLDGEQADRRRRAWNIVALMVGSVLISRGMPEDSENRNAPLEAALSTASALMDAEAEPEG
- the rplO gene encoding 50S ribosomal protein L15, coding for MTIKLHDLKPAPGSKKARTRVGRGEGSKGKTAGRGTKGTKARKNVPVTFEGGQMPIHMRLPKLKGFKNRFRTEYEIVNVGDIGRLFPEGGAIGVAELVAKGAVRKNSLVKVLGDGDLTVKADVSAHKFSGSAREKITAAGGSATEVS
- the rpmD gene encoding 50S ribosomal protein L30 — encoded protein: MSQLKITQVRGTIGARWKQRESLRTLGLRKIRQSVVREDNPQTRGLIAVVHHLVEVEETK